In Deinococcus aerophilus, a single window of DNA contains:
- a CDS encoding 4Fe-4S binding protein: MLQGLLSRFDDSGNLVPRYTPPRCLLERQAVGGCDICATVCPHGAVLTGLVGPAVQIDADACTGCGICVQACPTGALEYGLQGTLESVRDQKGGEEDEATLTCSQSGAGGPQLPCLGRVTPAVVSAAGAWGTPLTLIHGACAECSIGAPDVPERLAAVVAETQQLRAATGRPARVTVRPSAPEDTERAVRVSRRGAFGALFRAGKAQLAHSIPESPLPFVDWSEPEERTPEEWKWRALTLKPTPPADAPVHWPAPLVDDSCIDCPVCHNVCPTDAIDRELTAEGGVRLLLNLGACTGCMACLRSCPPQAIHEQTAWLPAAFDAPILLRESESVM, translated from the coding sequence ATGCTTCAGGGCCTCCTCTCGCGCTTCGACGATTCCGGCAATCTCGTGCCGCGCTATACCCCGCCGCGCTGTTTGCTGGAGCGTCAGGCGGTGGGGGGCTGCGACATCTGTGCCACGGTCTGTCCGCACGGCGCGGTCCTGACCGGACTGGTCGGCCCCGCCGTTCAGATCGACGCCGACGCCTGCACCGGCTGCGGCATCTGCGTGCAGGCGTGTCCGACCGGGGCGCTGGAATACGGGCTGCAGGGCACGCTGGAAAGCGTGCGCGACCAGAAGGGCGGCGAGGAGGACGAGGCCACCCTGACCTGCTCCCAGAGCGGTGCGGGCGGTCCGCAGCTGCCGTGTCTGGGGCGGGTGACTCCGGCGGTGGTGTCGGCGGCGGGAGCCTGGGGCACTCCACTGACCCTGATCCACGGCGCGTGCGCGGAGTGTTCCATCGGCGCGCCGGACGTGCCCGAACGCCTGGCTGCGGTGGTGGCCGAAACGCAGCAGCTGCGCGCGGCCACCGGCCGACCAGCCCGTGTGACGGTGCGCCCCTCGGCCCCGGAAGACACCGAGCGGGCGGTGCGTGTCTCGCGGCGCGGGGCCTTCGGGGCGCTGTTCCGGGCGGGCAAGGCGCAGCTGGCCCACAGCATTCCCGAGTCGCCGCTGCCCTTTGTGGACTGGAGCGAACCCGAGGAACGCACCCCCGAGGAGTGGAAGTGGCGCGCCCTGACCCTCAAGCCCACGCCGCCCGCCGACGCGCCGGTCCACTGGCCCGCGCCGCTGGTGGACGACTCGTGCATCGACTGCCCGGTGTGCCACAACGTCTGTCCCACCGATGCCATCGACCGGGAGCTGACGGCCGAGGGGGGGGTGCGCCTGTTACTGAACCTGGGGGCCTGCACCGGCTGCATGGCCTGCCTGCGCTCGTGCCCGCCCCAGGCCATTCACGAGCAGACGGCGTGGCTGCCCGCCGCCTTTGACGCGCCCATTCTGCTGCGCGAAAGCGAGAGCGTGATGTAA
- a CDS encoding ABC transporter permease: MPSVPSRVSGWLLALPALVFTALLLAVPLGRTLLEGGVNLSVWREPYFLGRLGWTLAQAGGTALLALLLGGPLAYLLSRASLPGKRLFLRLLLLPFVTPTLVAVLGLSALLGPRGWLTTLTGLDLSETPTPLILGNLFFNLPVMIRLAYGGFSRVPPQLIGAARSLGASPWRAALGVALPLALPGLAAGAVLVFLYSALSFGLPLALGGEAYATLEVEIYTLTALQLRLSEASALIAGQLLLTLIATWAYTGLTRGGAGTPTSELPRARGGVRAGILVLGGITLLICFAPLLAVVARGVVGSGGPTLAYWQGVAADPETPLLLGNTLRFGGLALVGATALGSLYALGAWLARSRVLDLVSLLPLMVSPVSLAVGYLLAYPALAATLPMLIAAYTLLALPLVVRSLLPALRALPPPLFEAARTLGAGPLAAQRTVTWPLTLPALRGGAALALATVLGEFGATLVLTRPEWATLSVGLYDRLGRPGERNLGEACALATVLLLLSATAFTVLDGGEGEVT; the protein is encoded by the coding sequence ATGCCTTCCGTTCCGTCCCGCGTCTCTGGCTGGCTGCTCGCGTTGCCCGCGCTGGTGTTCACGGCGCTGCTGCTCGCCGTGCCGCTGGGGCGCACCCTGCTCGAAGGCGGCGTGAACCTGAGCGTGTGGCGCGAGCCGTACTTTCTGGGACGGCTCGGCTGGACGCTGGCGCAGGCGGGCGGCACGGCGCTGCTCGCGCTGCTGCTGGGCGGCCCGCTCGCCTACCTGCTGTCGCGGGCCAGCCTTCCGGGCAAGCGGCTGTTTCTGCGCCTGCTGCTGCTGCCCTTCGTGACCCCCACCCTGGTGGCCGTGCTCGGTCTCTCGGCGCTGCTCGGGCCGCGCGGCTGGCTGACCACCTTGACCGGGCTGGACCTCAGCGAGACGCCCACTCCGCTGATTCTGGGCAATCTGTTCTTCAATCTGCCGGTGATGATCCGCCTCGCGTACGGCGGGTTCTCACGCGTGCCGCCCCAGCTGATCGGCGCGGCGCGGTCGCTGGGGGCTTCCCCGTGGCGGGCGGCGCTGGGGGTGGCGCTGCCGCTGGCGCTGCCGGGCCTGGCGGCGGGGGCCGTGCTCGTTTTTCTGTACTCCGCGCTGAGCTTCGGGCTGCCGCTGGCGCTGGGCGGCGAGGCCTACGCCACGCTGGAGGTCGAGATCTATACCCTGACCGCCCTGCAGCTGCGTCTCTCGGAGGCCAGCGCCCTGATTGCCGGCCAGCTGCTGCTGACGCTGATCGCCACCTGGGCCTACACCGGCCTGACGCGCGGCGGCGCGGGAACCCCCACCTCGGAGCTGCCCCGGGCGCGGGGCGGCGTGCGGGCCGGGATTCTGGTCCTGGGTGGCATCACCCTGCTGATCTGCTTTGCGCCGCTGCTTGCGGTGGTGGCGCGCGGAGTGGTGGGCTCGGGCGGCCCCACCCTGGCGTACTGGCAGGGGGTGGCCGCCGACCCGGAGACGCCACTGCTGCTGGGCAACACGCTGCGTTTTGGCGGGCTCGCCCTGGTCGGGGCGACCGCGCTGGGCAGCCTGTATGCGCTGGGCGCGTGGCTGGCCCGCTCGCGCGTCCTGGATCTGGTCTCGCTGCTGCCGCTGATGGTCTCGCCGGTGTCGCTGGCAGTGGGTTACCTGCTCGCCTACCCGGCGCTGGCCGCCACCCTGCCCATGCTGATCGCGGCCTACACGCTGCTGGCGCTGCCGCTGGTGGTGCGCTCGCTGCTGCCGGCCCTGCGCGCCCTGCCCCCGCCTCTGTTCGAGGCCGCCCGCACGCTGGGAGCGGGTCCACTTGCGGCCCAGCGCACGGTGACGTGGCCGCTGACCCTGCCGGCCCTGCGCGGCGGCGCGGCGCTGGCCCTCGCCACGGTGCTGGGCGAGTTCGGCGCGACGCTGGTGCTGACCCGCCCGGAGTGGGCCACCCTTAGCGTGGGGCTGTATGACCGGCTGGGCCGCCCCGGCGAGCGCAACCTGGGCGAGGCCTGCGCGCTGGCGACGGTGCTGCTGCTGCTCTCGGCCACGGCCTTCACGGTGCTGGACGGCGGCGAGGGGGAGGTCACATGA
- a CDS encoding ABC transporter ATP-binding protein: MKAAALTPAGPDGTPDAGLSRVSPPALTTHHLSRSFGPVQAVHDVSLHVEAGETLALLGPSGCGKSTVLRLVAGLERPDAGRVEVGGRDVTGRPPETRHLGLVFQDYALFPHLSVLDNVAYGPRMRGVARAGAYEQAREALALVNLSELEARRPAQLSGGQAQRVALARALATRSPLLLLDEPLSNLDERLRAELRSDLHDLFDRVGAGVLLVTHDQREALALAGRVAIMRAGRLVQTGTAREVFARPDTAWVAAFLGWANVLGQGGGQALLVPEAAVTLGVGEEFPVTFRQVTESGETVTVSHDLGSLTLNLSSREVGALAHDRLRLRVEPEQVRRVPDDRG; encoded by the coding sequence ATGAAAGCGGCCGCCTTGACCCCGGCGGGTCCGGATGGGACGCCGGACGCTGGCCTGAGCCGCGTGTCGCCCCCCGCCCTGACCACCCACCACCTCTCCAGGTCCTTCGGTCCGGTTCAGGCGGTGCACGACGTCTCGCTTCATGTGGAGGCAGGAGAAACGCTGGCCCTGCTGGGGCCGTCGGGCTGTGGCAAGAGCACGGTGCTGCGGCTGGTGGCCGGGCTGGAGCGTCCGGATGCGGGGCGCGTGGAGGTCGGCGGGCGCGACGTGACCGGGCGGCCCCCGGAGACGCGGCACCTCGGGCTGGTATTTCAGGATTACGCGCTGTTTCCGCACCTGAGCGTGCTGGACAATGTGGCCTACGGTCCCCGCATGCGCGGCGTGGCGCGGGCTGGGGCGTACGAACAGGCGCGCGAGGCGCTGGCGCTGGTCAACCTGTCGGAGCTGGAGGCCCGCCGCCCCGCCCAACTGTCCGGCGGGCAGGCGCAGCGGGTCGCCCTGGCCCGCGCGCTGGCGACCCGCTCGCCGCTGCTGCTGCTGGACGAGCCGCTGTCCAACCTCGACGAGCGGCTGCGCGCCGAACTGCGGAGCGACCTGCACGACCTGTTTGACCGGGTGGGGGCCGGCGTGCTGCTCGTCACGCACGATCAGCGCGAGGCCCTGGCCCTGGCCGGGCGCGTGGCGATCATGCGCGCCGGACGCCTGGTGCAGACGGGTACGGCCCGCGAGGTCTTTGCGCGGCCCGACACCGCCTGGGTCGCCGCCTTCCTGGGGTGGGCCAACGTGCTGGGCCAGGGCGGTGGGCAGGCCCTGCTGGTCCCCGAGGCGGCCGTCACGCTGGGCGTGGGCGAGGAGTTCCCCGTCACTTTCCGTCAGGTCACCGAGTCGGGCGAGACGGTGACGGTGAGCCACGACCTGGGCTCCCTGACCCTGAACCTGAGTTCACGGGAGGTGGGAGCGTTGGCCCACGACCGGCTGCGCCTGAGGGTAGAGCCGGAGCAGGTGCGCCGGGTCCCGGACGACCGCGGCTGA
- a CDS encoding thiamine diphosphokinase: protein MIAWILVGGRLTATPALATLPRPDVVVAADGGARHAATLKVAVNIWVGDFDSSEGLEIQAPREVHPAAKDETDAELAVRVALNRGATELVFLGAFGGRFDHAAALLLGGIRLARGGLRVTLSSGDEWAWPLLAASPLSLELPPGVTLSVVACSDLRGLSLHGVRWPLRAADIPLGSGWTVSNETTGDTVTASVHQGHALVTALWS, encoded by the coding sequence GTGATCGCCTGGATTCTTGTCGGCGGACGGCTGACAGCCACGCCCGCCCTGGCCACCCTGCCGCGTCCAGACGTGGTGGTCGCAGCGGATGGAGGCGCACGGCACGCCGCGACCCTGAAGGTCGCGGTAAACATCTGGGTGGGCGACTTCGATTCGTCGGAAGGCCTGGAGATCCAGGCCCCACGCGAGGTCCACCCGGCGGCCAAGGACGAGACGGACGCGGAGCTGGCCGTGCGGGTCGCCCTGAACCGGGGAGCCACCGAACTGGTGTTCCTGGGGGCCTTCGGCGGGCGCTTTGACCATGCGGCGGCGCTGCTGCTGGGGGGCATTCGTCTGGCCCGCGGTGGTCTGCGGGTCACCCTGAGCAGCGGCGACGAATGGGCGTGGCCGCTGCTCGCCGCCTCTCCCCTGTCTCTGGAGCTGCCGCCCGGCGTGACCCTGAGTGTGGTGGCGTGCAGTGACCTGCGCGGCCTGAGTCTGCACGGCGTACGCTGGCCGCTGCGCGCAGCGGATATCCCGCTGGGCAGCGGCTGGACGGTCAGCAATGAGACGACCGGGGATACGGTCACGGCCTCGGTGCACCAGGGCCACGCGCTGGTCACGGCCCTGTGGTCATAG